A single window of Nicotiana sylvestris chromosome 3, ASM39365v2, whole genome shotgun sequence DNA harbors:
- the LOC104243419 gene encoding probable inactive receptor kinase At4g23740 has translation MGAKFHFLSVLFCSTLFWLASSEPFEDKEALLDFLDNINHSRYLNWDVQTSACNSWTGVTCNHDNSRIIAVRLPGVGFRGSIPVNTLSRLSALQILSLRSNSLSGPFPSEFANLGDLTSLYLQSNNFNGSLPADFSAWKSLSVLDLSYNDFSGSIPSSVSNLTHLTALVLANNSLSGNIPDLNLPSLQLLDLSNNDFTGNVPNSLQRFPGSAFAGNRLSPANLSPSLPPVPPPSIPPKKKSLKLREPAILGIVIGGCVLGFLLIAAVLIMRYSKKEGKNGTIEKSVKKEASVRKGASSSQHGERNLVFFEGCNLAFDLEDLLRASAEVLGKGTFGTAYKAALEDSTTVVVKRLKESVGRKDFEQQMEVVGNIRHENVAPLRAYYYSKEEKLMVYDFYSQGSASVMLHAKRSADRIPLDWDSRLRIAIGAARGIAHIHGQTGGKLVHGNIKSSNIFLNSQGFGCISDLGLATIMSPLVPPVMRAAGYQPPEVTDSRKVSQASDVYSFGVLLLELLTGKSPIHATGTNEVVHLVRWVHSVVREEWTAEVFDVELLKYPNIEEEMVEMLQIGLTCVARMPDQRPKMSQVVKMVEGVRRVNTGTRPSSEGSTPNLTPPMTEIRSSSIIH, from the exons ATGGGCGCAAAGTTCCATTTCTTGTCAGTTTTATTCTGCTCAACTCTGTTCTGGTTAGCAAGCAGTGAACCATTTGAAGACAAAGAAGCGCTTCTTGATTTCCTTGATAACATTAACCACTCTCGCTATCTGAATTGGGATGTGCAAACTTCTGCTTGCAATTCTTGGACTGGAGTCACTTGTAATCATGATAATTCAAGAATTATAGCAGTTAGATTACCTGGAGTTGGATTCCGCGGCTCGATTCCTGTAAACACTCTAAGCCGCTTATCTGCTCTTCAGATCTTgagtttgaggtctaatagtCTTAGTGGACCTTTCCCTTCTGAGTTTGCAAACCTTGGAGATTTGACTTCTCTGTATCTTCAGTCCAATAACTTTAATGGTTCTTTGCCTGCTGATTTTTCTGCTTGGAAAAGCCTTTCGGTTTTGGATTTGTCATATAATGATTTTAGTGGGAGTATACCTTCTTCAGTTTCAAACTTGACTCATTTGACTGCTTTGGTTCTTGCTAATAATTCACTCTCTGGCAATATTCCTGATCTCAATCTCCCTAGTTTGCAACTATTAGATCTATCCAACAATGACTTCACTGGAAATGTGCCCAATTCTCTTCAGAGATTTCCTGGTTCAGCTTTTGCTGGTAACCGGCTTTCTCCTGCAAATTTATCACCTTCACTTCCTCCAGTTCCTCCTCCAAGTATCCCACCAAAAAAGAAATCTTTAAAACTCCGTGAACCTGCAATACTTGGGATCGTAATTGGAGGATGTGTTTTAGGTTTCTTGTTAATAGCTGCAGTGCTAATTATGCGCTATTCGAAGAAAGAGGGTAAAAATGGGACCATAGAGAAATCAGTCAAGAAAGAAGCATCAGTTAGGAAGGGAGCTTCCAGCAGTCAGCACGGAGAACGGAATCTTGTATTCTTTGAGGGTTGTAATCTCGCATTTGACCTTGAAGATCTGTTGAGAGCTTCAGCGGAGGTGCTTGGTAAAGGAACGTTTGGCACTGCGTATAAGGCAGCTTTGGAGGATTCTACAACAGTTGTGGTGAAGAGGTTGAAGGAGAGTGTCGGAAGAAAAGATTTCGAGCAACAGATGGAGGTTGTTGGCAATATCAGGCACGAGAATGTGGCTCCACTTAGGGCATACTACTATTCCAAAGAAGAAAAGCTCATGGTCTATGATTTTTACAGCCAAGGGAGTGCATCTGTAATGCTGCATG CAAAGAGGTCTGCTGATCGGATTCCTCTAGACTGGGATAGCCGACTACGAATTGCCATTGGTGCAGCTAGAGGCATTGCTCATATACACGGACAGACAGGGGGAAAGCTTGTCCACGGGAACATAAAATCCTCAAACATATTCCTCAACTCCCAAGGGTTCGGTTGTATTTCTGATCTTGGCTTGGCAACTATAATGAGTCCACTTGTTCCACCGGTCATGCGGGCTGCAGGTTATCAACCCCCAGAAGTTACAGATTCAAGAAAAGTGTCCCAAGCCTCCGATGTATACAGCTTTGGAGTCCTATTGCTTGAACTTCTCACCGGAAAATCACCTATACATGCCACAGGGACGAATGAGGTTGTCCACTTAGTCAGATGGGTACATTCTGTCGTTCGTGAGGAGTGGACTGCAGAGGTATTTGACGTGGAGCTTTTGAAGTATCCTaatatagaagaagaaatggtGGAGATGTTACAAATAGGTTTGACCTGTGTAGCCAGAATGCCAGACCAGAGACCAAAAATGTCGCAAGTAGTAAAGATGGTAGAGGGTGTTAGAAGAGTGAATACAGGGACTCGGCCATCCTCTGAAGGTTCTACTCCCAACCTGACACCACCGATGACTGAAATAAGGTCGTCTTCTATTATACACTGA
- the LOC104243417 gene encoding uncharacterized protein: MSRFLSNRGETQPQKVRFDDDTIPDDGEVGGNLKLRLSDSNVTEDQEPFMGFKVRRKASIHRDYLGDYLDVPSRPYLMKILEKQGDKKVLFADKVLKFTGSGKMKQRILLITDFAVYIVDPDCGALKRRIALAAVEKLCLSELSDNFFAIIIPTEYDLLMASTRKTEIVTTLVEATKSQSDYELDVLFSNRFEYNASSVLVKEVQFEEVEGGVKTRILRK; encoded by the exons ATGTCACGTTTTCTATCAAATAGGGGAGAAACTCAACCACAAAAGGTTCGTTTCGATGACGATACGATTCCCGACGACGGCGAAGTGGGTGGAAATTTGAAGTTGAGGCTCTCCGATAGCAACGTTACGGAAGATCAAGAGCCTTTTATGGGATTCAAAGTCCGTAGAAAAGCTTCTATTCATAGagactatttgggtgattatctTGACGTGCCTTCTCGACCTTATCTCATGAAGATTCTCGAGAAGCAAG GTGACAAAAAGGTTCTATTTGCAGACAAAGTTCTGAAGTTTACAGGCTCAGGGAAGATGAAGCAGCGGATTCTCCTTATAACTGATTTCGCCGTCTACATTGTAGACCCAGATTGTGGTGCACTTAAAAGGCGGATTGCCCTGGCAGCTGTTGAGAAGCTCTGTCTAAGTGAATTAAGTGATAATTTCTTTGCAATTATTATCCCGACCGAGTATGATCTGCTCATGGCCAGTACACGGAAGACAGAAATAGTAACAACCTTAGTAGAAGCTACCAAGAGTCAATCTGACTATGAACTTGATGTTCTCTTCTCTAATAG GTTTGAGTACAATGCATCTTCTGTACTCGTTAAAGAAGTTCAATTTGAGGAAGTTGAAG GGGGTGTGAAAACAAGAATTTTGCGGAAATGA
- the LOC104243416 gene encoding SUMO-conjugating enzyme UBC9-like gives MASKRILKELKDLQKDPPTSCSAGPVAEDMFHWQATIMGPPDSPFSGGVFLVTIHFPPDYPFKPPKVAFRTKVFHPNINSNGSICLDILKEQWSPALTISKVLLSICSLLTDANPDDPLVPEIAHMYKTDRNKYETTARSWTQKYAMG, from the exons ATGGCTTCAAAGCGGATCTTGAAGGAGCTTAAAGATCTTCAAAAGGACCCTCCTACTTCCTGTAGTGCTG GACCTGTTGCTGAGGACATGTTTCATTGGCAAGCAACGATAATGGGTCCTCCAGACAGTCCTTTTTCTGGTGGTGTTTTTCTGGTGACGATTCATTTTCCTCCCGATTATCCATTCAAGCCACCTAAG GTAGCTTTCAGGACAAAAGTTTTCCACCCAAACATAAACAGCAACGGGAGCATATGCCTTGACATTTTAAAGGAGCAGTGGAGCCCTGCCCTAACGATTTCCAAG GTGTTGCTTTCAATATGTTCTCTTTTGACGGACGCGAATCCTGACGATCCTTTGGTCCCGGAGATTGCACACATGTACAAGACAGACAGGAACAAGTACGAGACAACTGCAAGGAGCTGGACCCAGAAGTATGCCATGGGCTAA